The Agromyces mariniharenae genome includes a window with the following:
- a CDS encoding ABC transporter ATP-binding protein: MIGQTLSQIEHAIDGRHPLRSVLRLLDLHRGRVLAAVGFFALKDTPLWLLPVVTAGVIDVVVAGGPLSTLAIWAGVALVALLQNYPNHVTYTRLFMGAVRSIGADLRNALASRLQSLSIGFHSRANSAIVQTKVVRDVENVEVMLQQTAHPLLSATMVLIGAIVMTAINVPAFLPVYALAIPLAVLLRAILNRRSAARNETFRREVEQFSARVGEMATLMPITRAHGLEQTAVRRVAHGAEGVRTAGFALDLLNGRFASLSWVSLQLLGVGCLVLAAWISITGFIPITAGQVVLLSSYFALLTGAATNLLMLLPVIARGTESIRSIAEVVQEPDLEFNEGKRAVEAVRGGIRLERVEYRYDLGIPPALDDVSLDVRPGETVAFVGSSGSGKSTLLNLVLGFLRPTRGQVRLDGVDMEELDLRTFRRFVSVVPQESVLFEGTIRENIVYGLGEVSDERVLAALRDANALEIVEAQPEGWDTVVGERGARLSGGQRQRLSIARALVRDPRVLLLDEATSALDPESEAKIRGALEHLMRGRTTLVVAHRLSTIRSADRIVVLERGRIVEVGSHDELLAAGGRYAELDRVQSA, from the coding sequence ATGATCGGGCAAACGCTTTCCCAGATCGAGCACGCGATCGACGGGCGGCATCCGCTGCGCTCCGTGCTGCGCCTGCTCGACCTGCACCGCGGCCGCGTGCTCGCCGCGGTGGGCTTCTTCGCGCTGAAGGACACGCCGCTCTGGCTGCTGCCCGTCGTCACGGCGGGGGTCATCGACGTCGTCGTCGCGGGAGGGCCGCTCTCGACGCTCGCCATCTGGGCGGGCGTCGCCCTCGTGGCGCTGCTGCAGAACTACCCGAACCACGTCACCTACACGCGGCTCTTCATGGGCGCCGTGCGCTCGATCGGCGCCGACCTGCGCAACGCGCTCGCGTCGCGCCTGCAGTCGCTCTCGATCGGCTTCCACTCGCGTGCGAACTCCGCGATCGTGCAGACGAAGGTCGTGCGCGACGTCGAGAACGTCGAGGTCATGCTGCAGCAGACGGCGCATCCGCTGCTCTCGGCGACCATGGTGCTGATCGGCGCGATCGTCATGACCGCGATCAACGTGCCAGCGTTCCTGCCCGTCTACGCACTCGCGATCCCGCTGGCGGTGCTGCTGCGCGCGATCCTCAACCGGCGCAGCGCCGCCCGCAACGAGACGTTTCGTCGCGAGGTCGAGCAGTTCTCGGCCCGAGTCGGCGAGATGGCCACGCTCATGCCGATCACCCGCGCGCACGGCCTCGAGCAGACCGCGGTGCGCCGGGTGGCGCACGGCGCCGAGGGGGTGCGCACGGCCGGCTTCGCGCTCGACCTGCTGAACGGGCGCTTCGCCTCGCTGTCGTGGGTGAGCCTGCAGCTGCTGGGCGTCGGATGCCTCGTGCTCGCCGCCTGGATCTCGATCACCGGGTTCATCCCCATCACGGCCGGCCAGGTGGTGCTGCTGAGCTCCTACTTCGCGCTGCTCACCGGGGCGGCCACGAACCTGCTCATGCTGCTGCCCGTGATCGCGCGCGGCACCGAGTCGATCCGCTCGATCGCCGAGGTCGTGCAGGAGCCCGACCTCGAGTTCAACGAGGGCAAGCGCGCCGTCGAGGCGGTGCGCGGCGGCATCCGGCTCGAGCGCGTGGAGTACCGCTACGACCTCGGCATCCCGCCGGCGCTCGACGACGTGTCGCTCGACGTCCGGCCCGGCGAGACGGTCGCGTTCGTCGGGTCGTCGGGTTCGGGCAAGTCGACGCTGCTCAACCTCGTGCTCGGGTTCCTCCGGCCGACCCGCGGGCAGGTGCGCCTCGACGGCGTCGACATGGAGGAGCTCGACCTGCGCACGTTCCGCCGGTTCGTGTCGGTCGTGCCGCAGGAGTCGGTGCTCTTCGAAGGTACGATCCGCGAGAACATCGTCTACGGGCTCGGCGAGGTGAGCGACGAGCGCGTGCTCGCCGCGCTCCGCGACGCCAACGCGCTCGAGATCGTCGAGGCGCAGCCCGAGGGCTGGGACACGGTCGTCGGCGAGCGGGGCGCCCGGCTGTCGGGCGGGCAGCGCCAGCGGCTCTCGATCGCGCGGGCGCTCGTGCGCGACCCGCGCGTGCTGCTGCTCGACGAGGCGACGAGTGCGCTCGACCCCGAGTCCGAGGCGAAGATCAGGGGCGCGCTCGAGCACCTCATGCGGGGGCGCACCACGCTCGTCGTCGCGCACCGGCTCTCGACGATCCGCAGCGC
- a CDS encoding GNAT family N-acetyltransferase, which yields MPFDPRSIPVDPVASAALARHGLEYRLLDPDDHAGMLAWIEAENRGFHHGRPRDVDRDYDLSVASERRVHGVYDPTAAQPETPVATVDAWPTGLSVPGGRSVDAWAVSAVTVSPTHRRRGIARALMEGELANARAAGAAVAMLTATEATIYGRFGFAPAAKAATITVDRRRTHWVGPDAPGRVHFVAASDLREAAPAIARRAVARTPGEIDRWPGILDRALGLVDPDGDGARSIRAVRYDDEHGQAQGFAAYRITREPNQPGFLEFDFLVAATDDAERALWRFLIEQDFVTGVRARLRSVDEPLPWLLEDPRAVSVTDVDDHLWVRILDPIEALRARRYGTSGTLVLDVSDVLGHARGRFRLTVDDRGRAEVEPVEGTDAAGPGLRLGIQELGAIYLGGVRPSLLARAARITETAPRTLVLADRMFASERTPHLSIWF from the coding sequence ATGCCGTTCGATCCCCGCAGCATCCCGGTCGACCCCGTGGCATCCGCCGCACTCGCACGACACGGCTTGGAGTACCGCCTGCTCGACCCAGACGACCACGCCGGGATGCTCGCCTGGATCGAGGCGGAGAACCGCGGCTTCCACCACGGAAGGCCCCGTGACGTCGACCGCGACTACGACCTGTCCGTGGCCTCCGAGCGGCGGGTGCACGGCGTCTACGACCCGACCGCGGCGCAGCCCGAGACCCCCGTCGCCACGGTCGACGCCTGGCCGACCGGCCTCAGCGTGCCGGGCGGGCGCAGCGTCGACGCGTGGGCCGTGAGCGCCGTGACCGTCTCCCCCACGCATCGTCGTCGCGGCATCGCCCGCGCCCTCATGGAGGGCGAGCTCGCCAACGCGCGCGCGGCCGGCGCCGCCGTGGCCATGCTCACGGCGACCGAGGCCACCATCTACGGCCGGTTCGGCTTCGCCCCGGCGGCCAAGGCCGCCACGATCACGGTCGACCGCCGTCGCACGCACTGGGTCGGGCCGGATGCCCCGGGGCGGGTGCACTTCGTCGCGGCATCCGACCTGCGCGAGGCGGCGCCCGCCATCGCGCGCCGCGCCGTCGCCCGCACGCCCGGCGAGATCGACCGCTGGCCGGGGATCCTCGATCGCGCGCTCGGCCTCGTCGACCCCGACGGCGACGGCGCCCGGTCGATCCGCGCCGTGCGCTACGACGACGAGCACGGGCAGGCCCAGGGATTCGCCGCCTACCGCATCACTCGCGAGCCGAACCAGCCCGGGTTCCTCGAGTTCGACTTCCTCGTCGCCGCGACCGACGACGCCGAGCGCGCGCTCTGGCGCTTCCTCATCGAGCAGGACTTCGTGACCGGCGTCCGCGCCCGGCTCCGCTCGGTCGACGAACCGCTGCCCTGGCTCCTCGAGGACCCGCGCGCCGTCAGCGTCACCGACGTCGACGACCACCTCTGGGTGCGCATCCTCGACCCGATCGAGGCGCTGCGCGCACGCCGCTACGGCACGAGCGGCACGCTCGTGCTCGACGTCTCCGACGTGCTGGGCCACGCCCGTGGACGGTTCCGGCTCACGGTCGACGATCGCGGCCGGGCCGAGGTCGAGCCGGTCGAGGGCACGGATGCCGCGGGTCCCGGCCTGCGCCTCGGCATCCAGGAGCTCGGGGCGATCTACCTCGGCGGCGTGCGGCCGTCGCTGCTCGCCCGCGCCGCGCGCATCACGGAGACGGCGCCGCGCACGCTCGTGCTCGCCGACCGCATGTTCGCGTCCGAGCGCACGCCGCACCTCAGCATCTGGTTCTGA